The following proteins are co-located in the Frigidibacter mobilis genome:
- a CDS encoding glycerate kinase type-2 family protein: MDPAKTSADISAYGLTSAQAANLLRRLFDAAVASALPAHCVPPALPAPPKGRTIVIGAGKAAAAMARAAEQHWTGPLEGTVLTRYGHGVACDRIEVREAGHPVPDMAGVTATADMLRHLDDLTSNDLVLCLLSGGASSLLVAPPPGVALEDLQALSRSMLNSGATIAQMNCVRKHVSTVAGGRLIRHVGPARLVTLAISDVPNDDPAVIASGPTLPDPTSRQDAIAVLQQTGIQPSPAIRAWLESEESETPKPESCGKVDFRLIANPQMALEAAADAAAVAGYSTLILGSALEGEAREVAVVHAGIARQVRRYGQPVTAPCILLSGGETSVTVRGGGRGGRNCEFLLSLTHALAGEPGIHALAADTDGIDGTEDNAGATMAPDTLSCAEAAGISCSHALAASDSYGFFRSAGTLVVTGPTLTNVNDFRAILIERAVLDKETSA; encoded by the coding sequence GTGGATCCAGCGAAGACATCGGCTGACATATCGGCCTATGGCCTAACGTCCGCGCAGGCGGCCAATCTATTGCGCCGGTTGTTCGATGCAGCAGTCGCGAGCGCTTTGCCAGCTCACTGCGTTCCTCCGGCGCTTCCCGCGCCTCCGAAGGGACGAACGATCGTCATCGGTGCAGGGAAGGCCGCAGCGGCAATGGCGCGTGCGGCGGAACAGCATTGGACCGGGCCCCTCGAGGGTACCGTTCTTACCAGATACGGCCACGGTGTAGCCTGTGACCGTATCGAAGTACGCGAAGCGGGCCACCCTGTTCCTGACATGGCCGGCGTCACAGCGACCGCTGACATGTTGCGCCATTTGGATGATCTGACCTCGAACGATTTGGTCCTATGTCTCCTTTCGGGAGGTGCATCATCGCTGCTGGTGGCACCGCCACCTGGTGTCGCGCTCGAGGATCTTCAGGCGCTGTCAAGAAGCATGCTGAACTCGGGCGCGACGATTGCCCAGATGAACTGTGTGCGCAAGCATGTCTCGACTGTCGCAGGCGGCCGCCTGATCAGGCATGTTGGCCCTGCCCGGCTCGTGACACTCGCGATTTCGGACGTCCCGAACGACGACCCCGCGGTCATAGCATCGGGACCCACGCTGCCCGATCCGACATCTCGGCAGGATGCGATTGCGGTTCTGCAACAGACCGGCATTCAGCCAAGTCCGGCAATCCGCGCCTGGCTTGAGAGCGAGGAGAGCGAGACGCCGAAGCCGGAATCCTGCGGCAAGGTCGATTTTCGTTTGATAGCAAATCCGCAGATGGCTCTCGAAGCCGCGGCCGACGCGGCGGCCGTTGCCGGGTACTCAACGCTTATTCTGGGCAGCGCCCTTGAGGGTGAGGCGCGGGAAGTCGCCGTCGTGCATGCCGGGATCGCGCGTCAGGTGCGTCGATATGGTCAACCGGTCACTGCCCCCTGCATCCTTTTGTCAGGTGGAGAAACGAGCGTCACTGTTAGAGGCGGCGGCAGGGGGGGGCGAAACTGCGAGTTCCTTCTATCTCTCACGCATGCGCTGGCCGGCGAACCCGGCATCCATGCGCTTGCTGCCGACACTGATGGCATCGACGGAACCGAAGACAACGCCGGTGCTACAATGGCTCCCGACACACTGTCTTGCGCGGAAGCTGCGGGGATTTCCTGCTCGCATGCGCTGGCTGCCAGCGACTCTTACGGCTTCTTTAGAAGTGCTGGCACTCTCGTCGTGACCGGCCCCACCCTCACCAATGTAAACGACTTCCGTGCAATTCTCATCGAGCGCGCGGTGTTGGACAAGGAGACTTCTGCATGA